In Mustela lutreola isolate mMusLut2 chromosome 4, mMusLut2.pri, whole genome shotgun sequence, the genomic stretch CGGCCATCGCCGCCTTCTACATGCCTGTCACCATCATGACTATTTTATACTGGAGAATCTATAAGGAGACCGAGAAACGTACCAAAGAGCTCGCTGGGCTGCAGGCCTCGGGGACAGATGCAGAGGCCGAGAACTTTGTCCACCCCACAGGCAGCTCTCGGAGCTGCAGCAGCTATGAGCTGCAGCAGCAGAGCCTGAAACGCTCGGCCCGGAGGAAGTACGGCGGCTGCCACTTCTGGTTCGCCACCAAGAGCTGGAAGCCCAGCGCGGAACAGATGGATCCCGACCACAGCAGCAGCGACAGCTGGAATAACAACGACGCAGCCGCCTCCCTGGAGAATTCGGCCTCTTCCGACGAGGAGGACATCGGCTCGGAGACCCGCGCCATCTACTCCATCGTGCTCAAGCTGCCCGGGCACAGCACCATCCTCAACTCCACCAAGCTACCCTCCTCGGACAACTTGCAGGTGCCCGACCAGGCGCTGGGGGCAGCCGACCCACAGAGGAAAGCTGGCAAGCTGCAGGCCCAGAAGAGCATGGACGATGGCGCCGGCTTCCAGAAAAGCTTCTCCAAGCTCCCCATCCAGCTAGAGTCCGCCGTGGACACAGCCAAGGCGTCGGAGGCCAACTCCTCGGTGGGCAAGTCCACGGCCACTCTACCTCTGTCCTTCAAGGAGGCCACTCTGGCCAAGAGGTTTGCTCTGAAGACCCGAAGCCAAATCACCAAGCGGAAGCGGATGTCCCTCATCAAGGAGAAGAAGGCGGCGCAGACGCTCAGTGCCATCTTGCTGGCCTTCATCATCACCTGGACCCCGTACAACATCATGGTTCTGGTGAACACCTTTTGTGACAGCTGCATACCCAAAACCTATTGGAATCTGGGCTACTGGCTGTGCTACATCAACAGCACCGTGAACCCCGTGTGCTATGCGCTGTGTAACAAAACATTCCGAACCACTTTCAAGATGCTGCTGCTCTGCCAGTGCgaccggcggcggcggcggaagcAGCAGTACCAGCAGAGACAGTCCGTCATCTTCCACAAGCGCGTGCCCGAGCAGGCCTTGTAGGGGGGGCTCGGCCCAGCGTGGCGGCCACGCGCACGCATCCACCCGCAGACCTCCGGGGGGCGCCAGCCGGCAGTGGGGTGATTGCCGGGGTGATCAAAAGGGGTTTGTCTTTTTATCACCCAGATATGAAGGAAGCTGCCTGTTTACTGACCCAGTGAATAAACCCATTTTAATATAGAAAGACACCAAgtcagcaaaaaaacaaaacaaaacatattcctaaatataaagaaatttattctgaaatagactttggtttttttttccctcaaagaggggggaaaaatgtttCATAGCAATTCCACACCCAAATCTGTCTGCTGGGTTCTCTGAATCCCCGTTAGTGCGGGAAATCTTAGCTGACCATCACTAGCTGAGCCCGGGGGCCACGTTCCTTCCGAGGAGCCCATGCAGGGCGATCCAGGTCCCACAGGGAACATGTCAGGCTAGTGAATCAGTGGTTCAGAAATTACTTCATACGTTGTAAAGCTGAACCTTCTTGTCCCAATAGAGCTTCCCCGTCTTCTTTGGTGTGTTGTTCAACTCCACTTGTGGACTTGATTCTTGCAAAGTACTATTTCGTGCATTTCCAGTTTCGTaccaataaaaatatacaagtatatatatatatgtgtgtgtgtgtgtgtgagagagagagagacttctgcacacacacacagtgtataTAATATACTGGGAATCACTGAGCTGGCAAATTATTCTTGCAATATATGCTTTCAGTACTTTGATAACTGAAGTTCTCTAGGATCCTGACACaacataaaagtgaaataaacccAGTGTAATATTTTGGAaaccagggctttttttttttttcccccacaaaccATCCCGGGGAATGCAGCAGCGCACATTCAGACTCTTGAGTATAAGCCGTGTAAGCCGGGTGCTTTGCTGATCTCGACAGAGCTCCAGCAAACTGGAGCCCCTCTGAGCAAGCCCCACCCACGAACCACGTCCACAGGGTTGAATCTAACTGTCCAAATCTCAATGTTGCCCAACAGTGTTGCCCAACAAAATTTCTGCTATCTCAGCTGCTTGAAACTCATCATGTCGCACTTGAATGTCACACGCAGCAATATCTATGGCAAAGTGCCCCAGTGACaccgtgggggcggggggagaacgTGGTGTTGGAGGTCCTGCTACCTGTCCCCTTCTAGATGCAAAAGGGCATCCCCCTGCATTACCTAGCTGTGGCCAGCGCTCTCCGGGGTTCCTTGCACAACACTCAGTCACAGTGGGGTTCGGGAAGTCTCCTGTCCTCCGAAGAAAgtattaacactttttaaaaagtatttcttcaAGTTGATTTCCTTaaccttttgaaaaaaatgattctgTATCTCCTTTGAATTGATCCAAAAGCTCAATGTTGTActaggggggtgggtgggaagggttGCCACCGTGGCTTGTCATTTTTGTCACTGTTGTAGTTGTTGgggttccttcctttcctttcaccGGGGCAGTGTGGGGagcgggaggggagggggcggggtgggggggtcgaGAAGAAATCTCACCTCTGTACAGGGCCTCGGGTCGTGGACCCCGGGCCGGGGTAGAAGCTGCTTCTGTGTTCACTGTGAGCTGGTGTTTACAGGTGACAACAGTGGGTGTGGGCTCAGTGGTGTCTGTGTTTCTGAACTATTTAATTTCATGTTCTGtttatatgaagaaatatttatgcATACTTCACCAAGTGTCTATTTAATGTTGATAAATATTACCCTTCGGTCTTCAGCCGTGGTGTCCCTCGAAAGTGATTCTTTCAGGTCCCCCCAAGCAATCAGTGCGGTCCGTCGAGCTTTTCACAAGGCTGAGGAGAAGACGACGGCCATCCTGCTGGCAGCAACAAGTCCCTAGCTCCTGGGGAATAAAAAGTCAACTGTGACTTTGACAGAAACGTGGAAAAACCACTCT encodes the following:
- the CHRM3 gene encoding muscarinic acetylcholine receptor M3, with product MSWHTNSTTSPLFPNISSPWVHSPSDAGLPPGTATHLGSYNVSRAAGNFSSANDTTSDPLGGHTIWQVVFIAFLTGVLALVTIIGNILVIVAFKVNKQLKTVNNYFLLSLACADLIIGVISMNLFTTYIIMNRWALGNLACDLWLSIDYVASNASVMNLLVISFDRYFSITRPLTYRAKRTTKRAGVMIGLAWVISFVLWAPAILFWQYFVGKRTVPPGECFIQFLSEPTITFGTAIAAFYMPVTIMTILYWRIYKETEKRTKELAGLQASGTDAEAENFVHPTGSSRSCSSYELQQQSLKRSARRKYGGCHFWFATKSWKPSAEQMDPDHSSSDSWNNNDAAASLENSASSDEEDIGSETRAIYSIVLKLPGHSTILNSTKLPSSDNLQVPDQALGAADPQRKAGKLQAQKSMDDGAGFQKSFSKLPIQLESAVDTAKASEANSSVGKSTATLPLSFKEATLAKRFALKTRSQITKRKRMSLIKEKKAAQTLSAILLAFIITWTPYNIMVLVNTFCDSCIPKTYWNLGYWLCYINSTVNPVCYALCNKTFRTTFKMLLLCQCDRRRRRKQQYQQRQSVIFHKRVPEQAL